The segment TTCCTTCCAATTGCTTCTTCAACATTAACAGTTGGTTCAGATTTTGACATTCTTCGACATCTATACCTTCCACCCAATTGCAGAGAGCATTTCCATTTGGGGTCGATGAAGATTTTGACCCCAAAGATTCACCAGAAACATTAGAAGAGGAAGGATGAGAATTCATCACTGGTGTTGATATTTCTGGGCGGATACAGATggaaaaatacttctttataaCAGAGTTAACATTTCCATAAGTATAAGGCTTGCCAAAAGGTGAAATAACAA is part of the Solanum lycopersicum chromosome 1, SLM_r2.1 genome and harbors:
- the LOC101258418 gene encoding agamous-like MADS-box protein AGL61; the protein is MGTGKKKIEIEKITKQTARMVAFSKRRKGLFRKAEELESMSSSRVTSVVISPFGKPYTYGNVNSVIKKYFSICIRPEISTPVMNSHPSSSNVSGESLGSKSSSTPNGNALCNWVEGIDVEECQNLNQLLMLKKQLEGTREKIVSKESESFQALFI